From Xylanibacter oryzae DSM 17970, a single genomic window includes:
- a CDS encoding TonB-dependent receptor plug domain-containing protein produces MYKTISSRCSSLKFKHFGHKGYSLFSCLGKEVLIGTLSVATLSHAKAESVSTQPVKKDSLSMAGSKEVMLDEVNITGSRAPMTALQSAKIVSVITRDDINRAQAESVNDLLKMATGVDVRQRGGFGVQTDISINGGTFDQITILLNGINISNPQTGHNAADFPVNLNDIERIEVLEGASARLFGSSAFNGAINIVTRSDRQSDVRINAEGGSFGSVGGGASVALAGKNVHNQISSGYMRSDGGSDNSDFKKWHGFYQGDLASHYINLNWQFGLSSQDYGANTFYSAKYSNQYEETRRIIASVSGDIHNLPAGLVITPTVYWNRSTDHYQLIRFMEGDKAGENYHRDDVYGASVNAHISWLLGTTAIGADIRKEHIYSTALGELMGQSQWKSIHGTERMYNHEGERTNNSVFMEHDVVLDKFTLSAGILANKNTALSGGLRFYPGIDISYRPNYNWKLYASWNKALRMPTFTDLYMSNVIQQGDTKLNPEKNDTYKIGTRYRCKGIEAILSGFYSRGKDMIDWVFESNTSTKYHAMNIGTLNNIGYSADITLNIPELICETSYITKLKFGYAYIHQNHDTDQPIYKSLYALEYLKNKFTAEADHRIFSKLSAAWYIRWQQRMNGYSPYTKIDCKVQWTEPKYDLYVKMDNITNHRYYDLGGVLQPGFWIMVGGNLKIDL; encoded by the coding sequence ATGTACAAAACAATTTCAAGTAGGTGCAGTTCCCTGAAGTTCAAACACTTCGGACACAAGGGATACTCTCTCTTCTCTTGTCTTGGCAAAGAGGTTCTTATCGGAACTCTTAGCGTGGCTACTTTAAGTCATGCTAAAGCGGAAAGTGTAAGCACACAACCGGTTAAGAAAGATTCTTTATCAATGGCAGGCAGCAAAGAGGTAATGCTCGATGAGGTGAATATCACCGGGTCGAGGGCACCAATGACTGCATTACAGTCAGCCAAAATCGTTTCTGTCATAACACGCGACGATATCAATCGTGCGCAGGCAGAGAGTGTAAATGACCTACTAAAAATGGCCACAGGCGTAGATGTCCGTCAGCGCGGTGGCTTTGGTGTTCAGACGGATATTAGTATCAACGGCGGCACGTTCGACCAAATAACCATTCTATTGAATGGTATTAACATCAGCAATCCACAAACTGGTCATAACGCAGCCGACTTCCCTGTAAATCTTAATGATATCGAACGAATAGAGGTACTAGAAGGTGCTTCTGCACGCTTATTCGGTTCATCAGCATTCAATGGTGCTATTAACATCGTTACACGGTCTGACAGACAAAGTGATGTACGTATCAATGCTGAAGGCGGTTCGTTCGGTTCTGTTGGAGGTGGAGCCAGTGTAGCTCTTGCCGGAAAGAATGTACACAATCAGATCAGTAGCGGTTATATGCGCAGTGACGGTGGTTCGGATAACAGCGACTTCAAGAAGTGGCATGGGTTCTACCAAGGTGATCTGGCATCTCACTACATCAACCTGAACTGGCAATTTGGTTTAAGTAGTCAGGATTATGGTGCCAATACTTTCTACTCAGCAAAATATTCTAACCAATACGAAGAGACACGCCGTATTATTGCCTCTGTAAGCGGAGACATCCACAATCTTCCTGCAGGACTTGTCATTACCCCTACTGTATATTGGAACCGAAGCACAGACCACTATCAATTGATACGTTTCATGGAGGGTGATAAAGCAGGCGAGAATTATCATAGGGATGATGTTTACGGAGCAAGCGTAAATGCCCATATATCCTGGTTGCTTGGTACAACAGCCATCGGTGCTGATATTAGGAAAGAACATATATACAGTACTGCCTTAGGCGAACTAATGGGTCAGTCGCAATGGAAAAGCATTCACGGCACAGAACGTATGTATAACCATGAAGGTGAACGTACCAACAATAGTGTTTTTATGGAGCATGATGTGGTACTTGATAAGTTCACGCTGTCTGCCGGAATTCTTGCCAACAAAAATACTGCACTTAGTGGTGGTTTGCGTTTCTATCCTGGTATAGATATATCATACCGTCCAAACTATAATTGGAAATTGTATGCCTCATGGAACAAGGCTTTGCGTATGCCGACCTTCACTGACTTATACATGAGTAATGTGATACAGCAGGGCGACACAAAGCTAAATCCTGAAAAAAATGATACCTACAAGATAGGTACAAGATATCGTTGCAAAGGCATAGAGGCTATTTTGAGTGGCTTTTACAGTAGAGGCAAAGACATGATCGATTGGGTGTTTGAAAGTAACACATCAACAAAATATCATGCTATGAATATAGGCACCCTTAACAATATCGGATACTCTGCAGATATCACGTTAAATATTCCTGAACTTATATGCGAGACTTCATACATCACTAAGCTGAAATTTGGCTATGCATATATACATCAGAATCACGACACTGACCAGCCAATATACAAATCTCTATATGCATTGGAATACCTGAAGAATAAATTTACGGCCGAAGCAGACCACAGGATATTCAGCAAATTGAGTGCTGCATGGTATATACGCTGGCAGCAGCGTATGAATGGATACAGTCCTTATACAAAGATAGACTGCAAGGTGCAATGGACAGAACCGAAATATGACCTTTATGTGAAGATGGACAACATAACCAACCATAGATACTATGATCTGGGAGGTGTGTTACAACCGGGCTTCTGGATAATGGTAGGAGGTAATCTGAAAATAGACCTATAA
- a CDS encoding transporter — MGIISFLKKWTLPSSLLIGAVVYLLFVKIPFLVPSGNILGPIIVHIIPYVLFIMLYVTFCKIQIKDMRPRKWHFVLQGIRITLSGILVFFISIAHDANLKLILEGVFICVICPTAAAAPVITEKLGGSIASLTIYTIIANIVTSIIIPLFFPLVEKNADLSFLTAFSMLLRRVLVVLVLPLCLALLTRRFAPSFAAKVKERKNLAFYLWGVNLSILSGITIANILKSTVSGWVLTLLLILPLFVTFMLFAIGKYVGKHYGDSISAGQALGQKNTAVGLWLTITFLNPVASVAPGVYAIWQNLFNAWQLWYKDKYGYLKW, encoded by the coding sequence ATGGGTATAATATCGTTTCTTAAAAAGTGGACGTTGCCGTCGTCATTGTTAATCGGCGCTGTGGTTTATCTTCTATTCGTAAAGATTCCTTTTTTGGTTCCGTCGGGTAATATTTTAGGTCCTATAATTGTGCATATTATACCATATGTATTATTTATAATGCTTTATGTTACGTTCTGCAAGATACAGATTAAGGATATGCGTCCCCGTAAATGGCATTTCGTATTGCAGGGCATACGTATCACGCTATCGGGGATACTAGTGTTTTTTATAAGTATAGCTCATGATGCTAATCTAAAACTTATATTAGAGGGCGTATTTATTTGTGTTATCTGTCCAACAGCTGCCGCAGCTCCTGTGATAACAGAGAAATTGGGCGGAAGTATAGCTTCGCTTACCATATATACTATAATAGCGAATATAGTTACTTCTATAATAATACCATTATTTTTCCCGTTAGTAGAAAAAAATGCAGACCTTTCATTTCTCACAGCGTTCAGTATGTTGCTTCGTAGGGTGCTTGTAGTGCTTGTCCTTCCATTATGTCTAGCGTTACTAACCAGAAGGTTTGCACCTTCTTTTGCCGCAAAGGTTAAGGAACGCAAGAATCTAGCATTTTATCTATGGGGAGTCAATCTATCTATATTGTCAGGTATAACGATAGCAAATATTCTCAAGTCTACTGTATCAGGGTGGGTACTTACTCTTTTGCTTATCTTACCATTATTTGTTACTTTCATGCTTTTTGCCATAGGTAAATATGTAGGTAAACATTATGGAGACAGTATTAGTGCAGGTCAGGCATTGGGTCAGAAAAATACTGCTGTAGGCCTATGGCTTACAATAACATTCCTTAATCCGGTAGCATCTGTAGCACCAGGAGTATATGCTATATGGCAGAATCTATTTAATGCATGGCAGTTGTGGTATAAAGATAAATACGGTTATCTGAAGTGGTAA
- a CDS encoding S41 family peptidase, whose protein sequence is MKYLISFILCLLAFTSCVDEEQYSDTPRGNFEALWKIMDQHYCFFDYKKQVYGLDWNSIYDKYKVRIYDGMNDDRLFEVLGDMLGELRDGHVNMYSSSNVARNWSFQEDYPSNFIDTLQRAYIGTNYRMTCGIKYTILDDNIGYMYIGTMENSIGSGNIDDILSYFELCNGIIIDVRENGGGLIDNAEILASHFTNKELLVGYMQHKTGTGHSDFSAMQEQVLKPSSGLRWQKSAVVLTNRKVYSATNEFVKYMKCCDKVSIVGDRTGGGAGLPLNSEIPNGWNIRFSACPMYDKDKQSTEFGIDPDYKVDINKTDFLRNKDTIIEYARSLILKGKYK, encoded by the coding sequence ATGAAATATCTCATATCCTTTATATTATGTCTACTTGCCTTTACATCATGTGTTGACGAAGAGCAGTACTCAGACACCCCACGTGGCAATTTCGAAGCTCTTTGGAAAATCATGGATCAGCACTATTGTTTCTTTGATTATAAGAAACAGGTCTACGGACTAGACTGGAACAGCATTTATGACAAGTACAAAGTAAGAATATATGATGGAATGAACGACGACCGCTTATTTGAAGTATTGGGCGATATGCTTGGCGAGTTGCGCGACGGTCATGTCAATATGTATTCATCATCAAATGTAGCACGCAACTGGTCATTTCAAGAAGACTATCCATCTAACTTCATTGACACCCTGCAAAGAGCATATATAGGTACAAATTACAGAATGACATGTGGAATAAAATATACCATTCTGGATGACAATATAGGCTATATGTATATTGGTACAATGGAAAACAGTATTGGCAGCGGCAATATAGACGACATCCTTTCGTACTTCGAATTATGTAACGGAATAATAATAGATGTAAGAGAAAACGGAGGCGGACTGATAGACAATGCAGAAATATTGGCTTCGCATTTCACGAACAAAGAACTTCTGGTAGGATACATGCAACATAAGACAGGTACCGGGCATAGCGACTTTTCAGCAATGCAAGAACAGGTTTTAAAGCCATCAAGCGGATTGCGTTGGCAGAAATCAGCAGTAGTACTTACCAATCGTAAAGTATATAGTGCCACAAACGAATTTGTCAAGTACATGAAGTGCTGTGACAAGGTAAGTATCGTAGGCGACAGGACTGGAGGTGGTGCAGGTCTGCCATTAAATAGTGAGATACCTAACGGTTGGAATATACGCTTCTCTGCATGTCCAATGTACGACAAAGATAAACAGAGCACAGAGTTTGGCATTGATCCTGACTACAAAGTTGACATCAACAAAACTGATTTTTTGCGCAATAAAGATACTATCATCGAATATGCGAGATCACTAATACTTAAAGGTAAGTACAAATAA
- a CDS encoding DUF3316 domain-containing protein encodes MKINNKIFKTCMVALVFISLPRTVFAQKCDTIPDNEITTSVKMLGIGATNVLDTYISPEKYTGREIRFISLVNKIKIGSRWSTMMINQGDVSYTKNRSSDGDEIAGMYNFAYGYHYNWTLCSGALRLQAGGLADLNIGFIYNTRSGNNPAQARCYLNITPSGSAEYDIHIHNRIYMLRYSLQLPLVGVMFSPNYGQSYYEIFSKGNYDHNIVPTTFMSTPSFRQMLTVDFNICHTTLRVGYLGDYQQSKVNNLKTHIYTNSIVIGVVKRFQIFRIRR; translated from the coding sequence ATGAAGATAAATAACAAAATATTTAAAACATGTATGGTGGCATTGGTATTTATATCATTGCCACGTACTGTTTTTGCACAAAAGTGTGATACGATACCGGATAATGAAATCACCACTAGTGTAAAGATGCTTGGAATAGGTGCAACAAATGTTCTTGATACATATATCTCGCCTGAGAAATACACAGGCAGGGAGATCCGTTTCATATCTTTGGTAAATAAGATTAAGATTGGAAGCAGATGGTCTACAATGATGATAAATCAGGGTGATGTATCTTACACCAAAAACCGATCTTCTGATGGAGACGAGATTGCAGGAATGTATAATTTTGCATACGGATACCATTATAATTGGACTCTATGCTCTGGAGCACTGCGATTACAGGCAGGAGGGCTAGCCGACTTAAATATAGGATTCATATATAATACGCGTAGCGGTAACAATCCTGCTCAAGCCAGATGCTACCTGAATATTACCCCATCAGGATCTGCTGAATATGATATTCATATACATAATCGTATATACATGCTACGCTACTCATTGCAGCTACCGCTTGTAGGAGTAATGTTCAGTCCTAATTACGGACAGTCATACTATGAAATTTTCTCTAAAGGGAATTACGACCACAACATAGTACCGACTACATTCATGAGCACTCCATCTTTCAGACAAATGCTAACTGTTGATTTCAACATCTGTCACACTACCCTGCGTGTGGGATATTTGGGCGATTATCAGCAGTCTAAAGTCAATAACCTAAAAACGCATATCTATACCAACTCAATAGTAATAGGTGTAGTAAAACGGTTCCAAATTTTTAGAATAAGAAGATGA
- a CDS encoding DNA gyrase/topoisomerase IV subunit A, with the protein MSDEIKENDNLESKNSENEPEGHSDYTPVNRFDASAVHHLSGMYQNWFLDYASYVILERAVPHIEDGLKPVQRRIMHSMKRMDDGRYNKVANIVGHTMQFHPHGDASIGDALVQLGQKDLLVDCQGNWGNILTGDRAAASRYIEARLSKFALDTVFNPKTTEWQQSYDGRNKEPITLPVKFPLLLAQGAEGIAVGLSSKILPHNFNEICDAAISYLHGEEFQLFPDFPTGGSIDVSKYNDGQRGGVIKVRAKIEKLDNKTLVIKEIPFGKTTTTLIDSIIKAIEKGKIKARKVDDNTAANVEIQVHLAPGVSSDKTIDALYAFSDCEVNISPNCCVIEDNRPKFLNVSDVLRNSVDRTMGLLRKELEIRKSELLEQLHFSSLEKIFIEERIYKDKKFEQAENMNAACEHIDERLTPFYPQFVREVTRDDILKLMEIKMARILKFNKEKADELIARIKEEIAGIDRDLNNMVEVAANWFKYIKEKYGKDHKRLTEIKNFDTIVATKVAEANEKLYINRAEGFVGTGMKKDEYVSNCSDIDDIIIFYKDGKYKVIKVADKIFVGKNIIHVAVFKKNDKRTIYNVVYRDGKRGAYFIKRFNVTSMTRDKDYDITQGTEGSRIIYFTANPNGEAEVIKVTLDPNPKLKKIIFDKDFSEVIIKGRASKGNLLTKNPVHRIGLKSRGHSTLGGRKVWFDPDINRLNYDVRGRFLGEFNDEDRILVILKNGDFYITNFDINNHYEDNIQVIEKFDAEKVWSAVLYDADQNKYPYVKRFLMEATSRKQNYIGENPDSNLVLLTGQVYPRILVTFGGVDAFRDPLEIDVEQFISVKGFKAKGKRLTTFAVEKIEELEPTRFPEPEEKSDEEDTDSLAEDENEDNLDPDAGKSTTQIIDEITGQLNLFTDEDK; encoded by the coding sequence ATGAGCGACGAAATTAAAGAAAACGACAATCTTGAGTCTAAAAATAGTGAAAACGAACCAGAGGGACACTCTGATTATACTCCGGTAAACAGATTTGACGCATCTGCCGTTCATCATCTTAGCGGCATGTATCAAAACTGGTTCTTGGATTATGCTTCATACGTAATCCTAGAACGTGCTGTACCGCATATAGAGGATGGCTTAAAGCCTGTACAGCGCCGCATCATGCATTCTATGAAAAGAATGGACGATGGGCGATATAATAAAGTGGCAAATATCGTTGGGCACACTATGCAGTTTCACCCTCATGGAGATGCGTCTATAGGTGATGCATTGGTACAATTAGGGCAGAAAGACTTACTTGTAGACTGCCAGGGTAACTGGGGTAATATCCTTACCGGAGACCGTGCCGCAGCATCTCGTTATATAGAGGCCCGTCTTTCTAAATTTGCGCTTGACACTGTATTTAATCCTAAGACAACAGAATGGCAACAAAGTTACGATGGGCGCAACAAAGAGCCTATCACTCTACCTGTAAAGTTCCCTTTACTACTTGCACAGGGTGCTGAGGGTATTGCTGTTGGATTATCGTCTAAGATTCTACCTCATAATTTCAACGAGATTTGCGATGCTGCCATAAGTTATCTACATGGTGAGGAGTTTCAATTATTTCCTGATTTTCCTACCGGTGGAAGTATTGATGTCAGCAAGTATAACGACGGACAAAGAGGTGGAGTAATAAAGGTTCGTGCCAAGATAGAGAAACTTGACAACAAAACACTTGTAATAAAAGAGATTCCTTTTGGAAAAACCACAACGACCCTTATTGATTCTATTATTAAAGCCATTGAGAAAGGTAAGATCAAGGCTCGTAAGGTAGATGATAACACAGCTGCCAACGTAGAAATTCAGGTGCATTTGGCTCCGGGTGTATCATCAGACAAGACAATAGATGCACTGTACGCTTTCTCTGACTGTGAAGTTAATATATCGCCAAACTGTTGTGTGATTGAAGACAACCGCCCAAAGTTCCTTAACGTAAGTGATGTTTTGCGTAATAGCGTAGACCGTACGATGGGACTATTACGCAAAGAACTTGAAATACGTAAAAGCGAATTGTTGGAACAGTTGCATTTTTCATCTCTTGAAAAAATATTCATTGAAGAAAGAATATACAAAGACAAAAAATTCGAGCAGGCTGAGAATATGAATGCGGCTTGTGAACACATAGACGAGCGCCTTACGCCTTTTTACCCACAGTTTGTACGTGAGGTAACAAGAGATGACATTCTTAAACTTATGGAGATCAAGATGGCTCGCATCCTCAAGTTTAATAAAGAAAAAGCAGACGAACTTATAGCACGTATCAAAGAAGAGATAGCAGGTATAGACCGCGACCTTAATAATATGGTTGAAGTTGCTGCCAACTGGTTCAAATACATAAAAGAAAAATATGGAAAAGATCACAAGCGCTTGACCGAGATTAAGAACTTTGATACCATTGTTGCAACAAAAGTAGCAGAAGCAAACGAAAAACTTTACATCAACCGTGCCGAAGGATTTGTTGGTACAGGAATGAAAAAAGATGAATATGTATCCAACTGCTCTGATATTGATGATATAATCATATTCTATAAAGATGGAAAATACAAGGTCATAAAGGTTGCTGACAAGATATTTGTTGGCAAAAACATCATACATGTAGCAGTATTCAAGAAGAATGACAAGCGTACTATATATAATGTGGTATATAGAGATGGTAAGCGTGGTGCTTACTTCATCAAGCGATTCAATGTTACGAGTATGACCCGAGATAAGGATTATGACATAACACAAGGCACAGAGGGTTCACGAATCATATATTTCACAGCTAACCCTAATGGCGAAGCCGAAGTGATAAAAGTTACACTAGATCCTAACCCGAAACTTAAAAAGATTATCTTTGACAAGGATTTCTCTGAAGTAATTATCAAGGGACGTGCCAGCAAAGGCAATCTGCTAACGAAGAACCCGGTTCACCGCATTGGTTTAAAAAGCAGGGGACACAGTACATTGGGAGGACGCAAGGTTTGGTTTGATCCGGACATAAACAGACTAAACTATGACGTTCGCGGACGCTTCCTCGGTGAGTTTAACGATGAAGACCGGATATTGGTCATACTCAAGAATGGAGATTTCTATATTACCAACTTTGACATCAACAATCACTATGAGGACAATATACAGGTGATAGAGAAGTTTGATGCTGAAAAAGTTTGGAGTGCAGTGTTGTATGATGCAGACCAAAACAAATATCCTTATGTTAAGCGATTCTTAATGGAGGCTACTTCGCGCAAACAGAATTACATTGGCGAGAATCCAGACAGTAATCTGGTACTACTTACCGGACAAGTTTATCCACGTATACTCGTAACATTCGGAGGAGTGGACGCATTCCGAGACCCTCTCGAAATAGATGTAGAACAATTCATATCAGTAAAAGGATTTAAGGCCAAAGGAAAACGACTCACTACCTTTGCTGTTGAAAAGATAGAAGAGTTGGAGCCAACAAGATTTCCAGAGCCTGAAGAAAAGTCTGATGAAGAAGATACTGATTCACTGGCCGAAGACGAGAACGAAGATAATCTGGATCCTGATGCGGGGAAGTCTACAACACAAATAATAGACGAGATAACAGGTCAACTAAATCTCTTCACGGATGAAGATAAATAA
- a CDS encoding glycine--tRNA ligase — MAQEDVFKKIVSHCKEYGFVFPSSDIYDGLAAVYDYGQNGVELKNNIKEYWWKSMVLLHENIVGLDSAIFMHPTIWKASGHVDAFNDPLIDNRDSKKRYRADNLIEDQIAKYEEKIDKEVAKAKKRFGDSFDEAKFRETNPRVIEHQQKRDALHERYTEAMQGPDLEALKQIILDEGIVDPISGTKNWTDVRQFNLMFSTEMGSASDSTNKIYLRPETAQGIFVNYLNVQKTGRMKIPFGIAQIGKAFRNEIVARQFIFRMREFEQMEMQFFVKPGTEMEWFAKWKETRMKWHQALGFGPENYRFHDHEKLAHYANAATDIEFKMPFGFKEVEGIHSRTDFDLSQHEKFSGHSIKYFDPQTNESYTPYDIETSIGVDRMFLSIMCHSYCEEQLENGETRTVLMLPAELAPVKLCVMPLVKKDGLPEKAREIVNALKFHFNTHYDEKDTIGKRYRRQDAIGTPYCVTVDYDTLKDNTVTLRFRDTMEQERVNISELNGIIEDKVSIASLLKKLQ; from the coding sequence ATGGCACAAGAAGATGTTTTTAAGAAGATTGTTTCGCACTGTAAAGAGTACGGGTTTGTTTTCCCTAGTAGTGACATCTATGATGGGTTAGCAGCTGTGTATGACTATGGTCAGAACGGTGTAGAACTAAAAAACAACATTAAAGAATATTGGTGGAAGAGCATGGTTTTGCTCCACGAGAATATCGTTGGTCTAGACTCTGCTATTTTTATGCACCCTACAATATGGAAGGCATCAGGACACGTTGACGCTTTCAACGATCCTTTGATAGATAACCGTGATTCTAAAAAGCGTTATCGTGCAGATAATCTTATAGAAGACCAAATAGCTAAGTATGAAGAAAAGATAGACAAGGAAGTAGCTAAGGCTAAAAAACGTTTCGGCGATTCTTTTGACGAAGCTAAATTCCGTGAGACTAATCCCCGTGTGATTGAGCATCAGCAGAAACGCGATGCGTTGCACGAGCGTTATACAGAGGCCATGCAAGGTCCTGACTTGGAAGCTCTTAAACAGATTATTCTGGATGAAGGTATTGTTGACCCTATTAGTGGAACAAAGAACTGGACAGATGTTCGTCAGTTCAATCTGATGTTCTCAACCGAGATGGGTTCTGCGTCAGATTCTACAAATAAAATATATCTGCGTCCTGAGACAGCACAGGGAATCTTTGTAAACTATCTTAATGTTCAGAAGACCGGCCGTATGAAAATACCATTTGGTATCGCTCAGATAGGTAAGGCATTCCGCAACGAGATTGTAGCCCGCCAGTTTATTTTCCGTATGAGAGAATTTGAACAGATGGAGATGCAGTTCTTCGTAAAACCAGGAACAGAAATGGAATGGTTTGCTAAATGGAAAGAGACCCGTATGAAGTGGCATCAGGCTCTAGGATTTGGTCCTGAAAACTATCGTTTCCATGACCACGAAAAACTAGCACATTATGCTAATGCAGCTACAGACATAGAATTTAAGATGCCGTTTGGATTTAAGGAAGTTGAGGGTATCCACTCTCGTACAGACTTTGACTTGAGCCAGCATGAAAAATTCTCAGGTCATAGCATAAAATATTTTGACCCGCAGACTAACGAGAGTTATACTCCGTATGATATTGAGACATCAATTGGTGTAGACCGTATGTTCTTAAGTATTATGTGTCATTCTTATTGTGAAGAGCAATTAGAGAACGGCGAGACTCGTACAGTATTAATGCTTCCTGCAGAACTCGCACCTGTAAAATTGTGCGTAATGCCATTGGTAAAGAAAGACGGACTGCCTGAGAAAGCACGCGAAATCGTAAACGCACTTAAGTTCCACTTCAATACTCATTATGATGAGAAGGACACTATCGGCAAGCGTTATCGCCGTCAAGATGCAATTGGAACTCCTTATTGCGTAACTGTCGACTACGACACGTTGAAAGATAATACCGTAACACTTCGATTCCGTGATACAATGGAGCAGGAGAGGGTTAATATCTCAGAATTAAATGGTATCATAGAAGATAAGGTAAGTATTGCAAGCCTTCTGAAAAAACTACAATAA
- a CDS encoding FKBP-type peptidyl-prolyl cis-trans isomerase, translating to MKNYKFLYLVLLLFAVIGFASCGESSGQEDEYVNWQPRNETYFTHIRDSVRQLIKSGRTDWRIYPIWSQADSVVGSKSDSVIIVHVEEAGKGSGCPLYTDSVRAHYYAWRMPSTTYPTGYVFDNSYSTNSYDESTSIPTKMAVSGVIDGFSTALQHMHIGDKWSVIIPYQLGYGMSGYGTAVPGFSTLVFDIKLVAYYKRGQTVPVWK from the coding sequence ATGAAGAATTATAAATTTCTATATCTGGTATTATTGCTGTTCGCTGTAATAGGATTCGCTTCTTGTGGAGAAAGTTCTGGTCAGGAAGATGAATATGTTAACTGGCAGCCAAGGAATGAAACCTATTTTACGCATATAAGAGATTCGGTACGTCAATTAATAAAGAGTGGACGTACAGACTGGAGAATTTATCCAATATGGTCACAGGCTGATTCTGTTGTTGGCAGTAAAAGTGATAGTGTAATTATTGTTCATGTAGAGGAAGCAGGTAAAGGATCCGGATGTCCTTTATACACTGATTCTGTACGCGCACATTATTATGCATGGAGAATGCCTTCAACCACTTACCCTACAGGATATGTATTTGACAACTCATATTCTACAAATAGTTATGATGAGTCTACAAGCATACCTACCAAGATGGCTGTATCAGGTGTTATAGATGGATTTTCTACAGCATTGCAGCATATGCATATAGGTGATAAATGGAGTGTTATTATTCCATATCAGCTTGGATACGGAATGAGCGGTTATGGTACTGCAGTTCCGGGATTCAGTACTTTAGTTTTTGATATTAAATTAGTGGCATACTATAAACGAGGACAAACTGTTCCCGTTTGGAAATAA
- a CDS encoding sulfite exporter TauE/SafE family protein produces MTILTFTIILIISAFLAGLLGSLTGLGGGVVVIPILTLCFHVDFHYAIGAALIASIATSSGSASAYVKEGITNIRLGMFLEIATTIGAVGGAIIALWMPTNIIAVIFGAVLVFTALMQQRRTTDHVNVVGSNMARKLKLYGTYPTKDGEKSYQLTNVFGGFSVMLSAGILSGLLGIGSGALKVLAMDAAMKVPFKVSTTTSNFMIGVTAVASAVVYLQRGYIDPGIAFPIMIGVLGGSLFGAKLLKRLNVKVLRKIFVFAILLVAINMIYNGIMGKF; encoded by the coding sequence ATGACAATATTAACATTTACCATCATTTTAATTATTTCGGCTTTTTTAGCCGGTCTTTTGGGATCTCTTACAGGATTAGGAGGCGGAGTAGTCGTAATTCCAATTCTTACTCTTTGTTTTCATGTTGATTTTCATTATGCAATAGGTGCTGCACTTATCGCATCAATAGCAACATCATCAGGTTCAGCGAGTGCATACGTCAAAGAAGGTATAACTAACATACGTCTTGGCATGTTTTTAGAGATAGCAACCACGATCGGTGCTGTGGGAGGTGCAATAATAGCGCTTTGGATGCCTACAAATATTATAGCTGTAATATTTGGCGCCGTTCTTGTATTCACAGCTCTGATGCAACAGCGTCGCACTACAGACCATGTTAATGTAGTAGGCAGTAATATGGCAAGGAAACTTAAGCTGTATGGCACATATCCAACCAAGGATGGAGAGAAAAGTTATCAGTTGACCAATGTTTTCGGTGGATTCTCTGTAATGTTAAGTGCTGGAATACTTTCCGGTCTGTTAGGTATCGGAAGTGGAGCATTAAAAGTATTGGCTATGGATGCTGCTATGAAAGTGCCATTCAAGGTAAGTACAACAACAAGTAATTTTATGATCGGTGTAACAGCCGTTGCCTCAGCGGTTGTATATCTCCAAAGAGGATATATAGACCCGGGTATAGCATTCCCTATAATGATAGGAGTCTTGGGAGGTTCTCTATTTGGTGCGAAATTATTGAAGCGACTTAATGTTAAGGTACTTCGTAAAATCTTTGTATTTGCTATCTTATTAGTAGCAATAAATATGATATATAATGGTATAATGGGTAAGTTTTAA